The genomic window CCTGGGCATCGTGCACCAGCTCAATACACCGGTGCAGGAACGCTTCAAGGACTTCATTGCCACCCCCAAACTCAACGGTTACCAGTCCATTCATACGACCGTGGTAGGTCCCAAGGGCAAAGTAGTGGAGGTCCAGATTCGCACGGAGACAATGGATCAAACGGCGGAGGTCGGGGTGGCGGCCCACTGGCGCTACAAGGCGGGTGACGGCGGTGATGCCAACCGGATGGACCGGCAGGTGCGCTGGCTCAGGGAACTGGTGGAAATGGCCCATACCGACAAGTCCACCCCGGAAGAGTTCCTCGATCTGCTGAAGATCGACCTGTTCAGAGATGAGATATTTATATTTACGCCGCGCGGCGAGGTGTTGCAGCTGCCGGTGGGTTCAACCCCGGTGGACATGGCCTTTGAGGTCCACACCGAAGTGGGTTTGCACTGCGTCGGTGCGCGGGTGAATAGCAAAATCGTACCGCTGAATGCGGTGCTGGGCAACGGGGATACGGTAGAGATCATCACTTCGGAGCACCAGACCCCCAACCACGCCTGGCTCAAATTTGTGCAGACCGGCAAGGCCAAGACCCACATCCGCCGGGTGATCCGTCGTGCTCAGCAGCAGGAGAGCATCCGGCTGGGCCGCGAGATGATGGAGAAAGCGTTGCGGCGGCTGAAGCTCGCGTCACTGAAAAAGGTGCTGCGCAAGGACCCGCAGAAGACGGGCTTCGACTCCGAGGATTCCTTATATGGCGCCCTGGGACGGGGCGATACCACGGTGCGCCAGATCATCGAGAAGCTGGTACCGGACCTGGCGCCGGACAGCGCCGGCCTGGACCGAGGAGTCCCCCCAACCACTGGCCGCCGGTCCCGCCGGTCCACACAGGGCATCAGCGTGGACGGCATCAGCGATCTGCTCATTGCCCTGGGCAAGTGCTGCAATCCCATTCCCGGTGACGAGATCATCGGGTTTGTCACACGGGGCCGCGGCATTACCGTGCACCGTGTTGCCTGCGAAAATCTCCCCCTCATCGGGGACGATCACGACCGCTACGTCGAAGTAGATTGGAGCGTGGACAAACGGCGGACTTTTGTAGTCAACCTGAAAGTGATGGCAGAGGACCGCAAACACTTCCTCAAGGACGTCACCGAATCGACCTCCAAACTCAACACCAACATCTCGAGCGTCGATCTCACCGTGAACGAGGGCATTCTGACCCTCCACATGACAGTTGAAGTGGATAACGTTCGTAAACTAGAGCGAATTCAGAGCCGAATTCGGATGATACCCGGAATCATATACATGGAGCGCACCTGATATGAACAACGATAGTGTGACCTACACGAAGAAAGATGTAACCCAACGTGTCGCTGAAAAGCTCAATAGGCCAGTTTCTCAGATGAAAAGTTCGGTCGACGCAGTCTTCGAGACCCTGCGGGAGATCATGAGCCAGGATCATCGCAGGATGCGGGTGGAAATCCGCAACTTTGGCGTGTTCGAGGTGAAACCCACCAAGGCCAAACCGCGGGCACGCAATCCACGCACCAATGAGGAGGTCTACGTACCCCCCCGGAGGAAAAGCCACTTCAAGCCCGGTCGCCTGCTCAAGCAGGTCTTGCGCCAACCGCTGGACCCGGAGTAGCCCCGTCTGTAGTGGCAAGAGTCCTGGGCATTGACCACGGGACCCGGCGCGTCGGGCTGGCGGTCTCCGATCCCACCCGGGTAATCGCCCAGCCCCTGACGACTCTCGAGCGTGGTGAGTCGGAGGCCTGGTGGGGCCAGCTCGCACAGATCATCGCAGAGCAGGAAGTGGAGGCCATCGTCGTGGGTTACCCCCTCACTATGGGTGGCTCCCACTCACGGCAGACCGGCGAGGTGGACCGGTTCATCAGCCAGCTGCAGGCCCGGTCCGGTCTCCCCGTGCTGCGCTATGATGAGCGCCTCACCTCCGTCGCTGCCCGCCGCTCGCTGATCCAGCAGGGGGTCAAGACCGGCCATAACAAGGGGGCGGTGGACCGCACCGCTGCAGCCCTCATGCTCCAGGACTATTTGGACAGCCGGCCATGACGGTGGCAGACCTGGCAGAGCGCTACCGCAGCCTGCCCACCAACTGGAAACTGATCCTGGGTGGCGTGATCACCGGGCTCAGCTTTCCACCCTCACCGCTGGGGTTCCTGGCGTGGGTGGGGCTCGTGCCCTTGATTCAGGCCTGGCTGGCAGCGCCTGGGGCGGGCCGCTCAGCCTTTTACGGATTTACCTGGTCCCTGGGATTTCTACTGGTGGTCATCTATTGGTTGGCTCTCAACACCGGTACCTTCTGGTGGGCCGCCACCCTCAGCATGCTGACGGCTGTCCTGGTGCTCAGCCTCAACTATGCCGTCATCGGCTGGTGGTTCGGCTGGCTCTACGGGCGGCTGGGACGGCAGGCCCTCTGGACGCTGCCCTTTGTCTGGGTAAGCATCGAATTCCTGCGCAGCTTCGGCACCCTCGGTTTTCCCTGGATCGCCCTGGCCAACGGCCAGACCGATTATTTTCTGCCCATCCAGAATGCCGCGATCACCGGTATCTATGGGCTGAGTTTCTGGGTCGTCATGCTGAACGTCCTGTTCGTGGAGGTCATCCATGCCCGGAACAGGCGCGCACCGGCGTTGCGCCTTGGCGCTGCCCTGGTGGCTCCCTGGCTGAGCGGCATGCTGCTGTTACCCGCTGTGCCCGAACCCACCCTGAAAGTGGCCGTCGTC from Candidatus Neomarinimicrobiota bacterium includes these protein-coding regions:
- a CDS encoding integration host factor subunit beta; its protein translation is MNNDSVTYTKKDVTQRVAEKLNRPVSQMKSSVDAVFETLREIMSQDHRRMRVEIRNFGVFEVKPTKAKPRARNPRTNEEVYVPPRRKSHFKPGRLLKQVLRQPLDPE
- a CDS encoding bifunctional (p)ppGpp synthetase/guanosine-3',5'-bis(diphosphate) 3'-pyrophosphohydrolase gives rise to the protein MVDTLKQLLPWSEEHPAEFRKLMANLPVNGERGNNIQDFLWRAYLTAQKAHARQVRKSGEPYFAHCYQVALLLSEWHMDPMTVAAGLLHDSIEDTPYTSDDISDLFGAEVAELVEGVTKLSGIKFRSQAERQAENYMKLLLSVAQDIRVIIIKFADRLHNMRTIRHLPRIKQRRIAIETRDVYAPLAHRLGMARVKWELEDLALQTLEPEAYAMLVKKVRDSRTAQEKHIATFALPIRESLKANQIEARVVGRPKHYYSIWGKMQRRRVDFEDIHDLLAIRIIVDRLDECYAALGIVHQLNTPVQERFKDFIATPKLNGYQSIHTTVVGPKGKVVEVQIRTETMDQTAEVGVAAHWRYKAGDGGDANRMDRQVRWLRELVEMAHTDKSTPEEFLDLLKIDLFRDEIFIFTPRGEVLQLPVGSTPVDMAFEVHTEVGLHCVGARVNSKIVPLNAVLGNGDTVEIITSEHQTPNHAWLKFVQTGKAKTHIRRVIRRAQQQESIRLGREMMEKALRRLKLASLKKVLRKDPQKTGFDSEDSLYGALGRGDTTVRQIIEKLVPDLAPDSAGLDRGVPPTTGRRSRRSTQGISVDGISDLLIALGKCCNPIPGDEIIGFVTRGRGITVHRVACENLPLIGDDHDRYVEVDWSVDKRRTFVVNLKVMAEDRKHFLKDVTESTSKLNTNISSVDLTVNEGILTLHMTVEVDNVRKLERIQSRIRMIPGIIYMERT
- the ruvX gene encoding Holliday junction resolvase RuvX, translated to MARVLGIDHGTRRVGLAVSDPTRVIAQPLTTLERGESEAWWGQLAQIIAEQEVEAIVVGYPLTMGGSHSRQTGEVDRFISQLQARSGLPVLRYDERLTSVAARRSLIQQGVKTGHNKGAVDRTAAALMLQDYLDSRP